The following are encoded in a window of Phaseolus vulgaris cultivar G19833 chromosome 3, P. vulgaris v2.0, whole genome shotgun sequence genomic DNA:
- the LOC137807982 gene encoding lysophospholipid acyltransferase 1-like, with product MAMDSMAASIGVSVPVLRFLLCFAATVPLSFLCRFLPRGLPKHLYSAVVGVVLSYLSFGVSSNLHFLVPMFLGYASMLLFRPRCGILTFFLGFGYLIGCHVYYMSGDAWKEGGIDATGALMVLTLKVISCAVNYNDGLLKEEGLREAQKKYRLVRLPSLLEYIGYCLCCGSHFAGPVYEMKDYLDWTEGKGIWSSEAKGPSPSPYGATIRALLQAGFCMAMYLNLVPHFPLSKFTDPTYHEWCFWKKLSYQYMSGFTARWKYYFIWSISEASIIISGLGFSGWTDSSPPKPRWDRAKNVDIIGVEFAKSAVTIPAVWNIQVSTWLRHYVYERLIQNGKKPGFFQLLATQTVSAVWHGLYPGYIIFFVQSALMIAGSRVIYRWQQAVPPTMALAKNVLVIMNFAYTLLVLNYSCVGFMVLSLNETLASYGSVYYVGTIIPVVMILLGKVIKPGRPARSKAQKEQ from the exons ATGGCCATGGATTCCATGGCCGCTTCCATCGGAGTTTCCGTCCCGGTGCTCCGTTTCCTCCTCTGCTTCGCCGCCACCGTTCCCCTCAGTTTCCTCTGCCGCTTCCTACCCCGCGGCCTCCCCAAGCATCTTTACTCCGCCGTCGTCGGCGTCGTCCTCTCCTACCTCTCCTTCGGCGTCTCCTCCAACCTCCACTTTCTCGTCCCCATGTTCCTTGGCTACGCCTCCATGCTCCTCTTTCGCCCCCGATGCGGCATCCTCACCTTCTTCCTCGGATTCGGTTACCTCATTGGCTG CCACGTTTATTACATGAGCGGCGATGCATGGAAGGAAGGTGGCATCGATGCCACTG GGGCCTTGATGGTTTTGACGCTCAAGGTTATATCCTGTGCGGTTAATTACAACGATGGATTGTTGAAAGAAGAGGGCTTGCGCGAGGCCCAGAAGAAGTACCGTTTGGTCAGATTGCCTTCACTCCTTGAGTACATTGGTTACTGTCTCTGCTGTGGCAGTCACTTTGCTGGTCCTGTTTATGAAATGAAGGATTATCTTGACTGGACTGAAGGAAAAGGG ATTTGGAGCTCCGAAGCAAAAGGGCCATCGCCATCACCTTATGGGGCAACCATCCGGGCTCTCCTCCAAGCTGGTTTTTGCATGGCCATGTATTTAAACCTCGTGCCTCATTTTCCTCTGTCCAAGTTTACTGATCCTACCTACCATGAATGGTGTTTCTGGAAAAAATTAAGTTACCAGTATATGTCTGGCTTTACTGCACGCTGGAAGTATTATTTCATTTGGTCAATATCAGAAGCTTCTATAATTATCTCTGGCCTGGGTTTCAGTGGCTGGACTGATTCGTCCCCACCAAAACCACGATGGGACCGGGCCAAAAATGTAGATATAATAGGTGTTGAGTTTGCAAAGAGTGCAGTTACAATCCCAGCTGTGTGGAATATTCAAGTCAGCACCTGGCTTCGTCATT ATGTTTATGAGAGGCTTATTCAGAATGGGAAGAAACCAGGTTTCTTTCAGCTACTCGCCACCCAGACCGTTAGTGCTGTTTGGCAT GGCCTGTACCCTGGATACATAATATTCTTTGTTCAGTCAGCATTGATGATTGCTGGCTCCAGAG TCATTTACAGATGGCAGCAAGCTGTGCCTCCAACAATGGCTCTGGCTAAGAATGTCCTTGTGATTATGAATTTTGCCTATACACTTTTGGTTCTAAATTACTCCTGCGTTGGTTTCATG GTGTTAAGTCTGAATGAAACTCTTGCCTCATATGGAAGTGTGTATTACGTTGGGACCATTATTCCTGTTGTTATGATTCTTCTTGGTAAAGTAATCAAACCTGGAAGGCCTGCTAGATCCAAAGCTCAGAAGGAGCAGTGA
- the LOC137807983 gene encoding BAG family molecular chaperone regulator 1-like, with protein MFSSSRKGDIRGHDNAKVAEWELRPGGMVVQKRNSDVNQNFISKSTVKVRVKYGSSYHQIQISSHASFGELKKMLTEPTGLHVQDQKLIYKNKEKDSKSYLDVERVKDGSKLVLLVDIENRERRILEKLKIGKKEKTSKSLTEIKLEVDKLSKKVAALETDASTGGIIAELDVENLTENLMRTLIALDEIYGEGELKLGIREQVRRVQKHIETLDMLRMTMQNSIPLKKDENKIKMHYCDDLERRQGNPKKHQPKQHSDSVVVTTEWETFD; from the exons ATGTTTTCGAGCAGCAGAAAAGGTGACATTCGTGGTCACGACAACGCAAAAGTGGCTGAATGGGAATTAAGGCCAGGAGGAATGGTGGTGCAGAAACGTAACTCAGATGTGAATCAAAATTTCATATCTAAATCCACCGTCAAAGTCAGAGTGAAATATGGATCATCCTATCACCAAATTCAAATCAGTTCTCATGCAAGCTTTG GGGAATTGAAGAAAATGTTAACAGAACCTACTGGACTGCATGTTCAGGATCAGAAGTTGATTTACAAGAACAAGGAGAAAGATTCAAAGTCATATCTTGATGTTGAGAGAGTCAAAGATGGCTCAAAATTGGTGCTTCTTGTGGACATTGAGAACAGAGAAAGAAGGATACTTGAGAAGTTAAAAATTGGAAAGAAGGAAAAGACTTCAAAATCCTTGACAGAAATAAAGTTGGAGGTTGACAAATTATCCAAGAAG GTTGCAGCTTTGGAGACTGATGCTTCCACAGGTGGAATTATAGCAGAGTTAGATGTGGAGAATTTGACTGAAAATTTGATGAGAACATTAATTGCATTGGATGAAATCTATGGTGAAGGTGAACTGAAATTGGGGATAAGAGAGCAG GTTAGGAGAGTTCAGAAACACATTGAGACTCTTGATATGTTGAGGATGACAATGCAAAATTCAATTCCCCTTAAAAAGGATGAAAACAAGATTAAGATGCATTATTGTGATGACTTGGAGAGGAGGCAGGGAAATCCTAAGAAGCACCAACCAAAGCAACATTCGGACTCTGTTGTGGTGACCACAGAATGGGAAACTTTTGATTAA
- the LOC137807984 gene encoding protein DETOXIFICATION 49-like has translation MPSTFCERNEGHPNVSNSPLQDETNMFTTLIPKSPTCQHHHHQTQNPHKTHLSLALSEAKCISSISFSMILTGLLLYSRSMISMLFLGHLGELALAGGSLAIGFANITGYSVLSGLAMGMEPICGQAFGAKRFKLLGLTMQRTVLLLLLTSLFISCFWLNIKKLLLLCGQEEDIANEAQFYIYYTLPDLVLQSLLHPLRINLRSQSITLPLTCIAALSIILHVPINYLFVSVLNLGIRGIAISAVITNFNLVLSLVIYVVVSGTHKKTWPGISWSCFKGWKRLLNLAIPSCVSVCLEWWWYEIMILLCGLLVNPHASVASMGVLIQTTALIYIFPSSLSFGVSTRVGNELGAGNPGRAKIAAIVGLCFSFVLGFSALVFAISVRKVWATMFTGDGEILALTSMVLPIIGLCELGNCPQTTVCGVLRGTARPKLGANINLGCFYLVGMPVAVWLGFFAGFDFKGLWLGMLAAQGSCMITMMFVLARTNWEGQALRAKELTSCDSNEEKKLVDEEEQEKEEKGFLGSCATKQPSDLAV, from the coding sequence ATGCCCTCTACTTTCTGTGAAAGGAATGAGGGCCACCCAAACGTATCGAATTCCCCGTTACAGGATGAGACCAACATGTTCACCACTTTGATCCCCAAATCCCCAACATGTCAACACCATCATCACCAAACACAAAATCCCCACAAAACCCATTTGTCTCTGGCCCTCAGCGAAGCCAAGTGCATTTCCAGTATATCTTTCTCCATGATCCTAACTGGCCTATTACTCTATTCCCGCTCCATGATCTCCATGCTCTTCCTCGGCCACCTCGGAGAACTCGCTCTCGCAGGTGGCTCCTTGGCCATCGGATTCGCCAACATCACTGGCTACTCTGTTCTCTCTGGCCTCGCCATGGGAATGGAACCCATCTGCGGGCAGGCCTTCGGAGCCAAAAGGTTCAAACTTCTCGGCCTCACCATGCAGAGAACCGTGCTCCTTCTTCTCCTAACTTCACTTTTCATCTCATGCTTCTGGCTCAACATCAAGAAACTATTACTCCTGTGTGGCCAAGAAGAAGACATAGCCAATGAGGCACAGTTCTATATATATTACACTCTCCCAGATCTTGTATTACAATCGCTGCTGCACCCTCTAAGAATCAATCTTCGAAGCCAATCAATAACTCTTCCTCTCACGTGCATCGCCGCTCTCTCCATTATCCTCCACGTGCCCATCAACTACCTCTTTGTCTCCGTCCTCAATCTCGGAATCCGAGGCATCGCGATAAGCGCTGTTATCACAAACTTCAACCTCGTCTTGTCGTTGGTTATTTACGTTGTGGTATCAGGCACGCATAAGAAAACGTGGCCGGGTATTTCCTGGTCGTGCTTCAAGGGGTGGAAAAGGCTCTTGAATCTCGCGATTCCGAGTTGTGTTTCTGTTTGTCTGGAATGGTGGTGGTACGAGATAATGATTTTACTGTGCGGGTTGTTAGTGAACCCTCATGCAAGCGTTGCCTCCATGGGGGTTTTGATTCAAACCACGGCTTTGATATACATTTTTCCGTCGTCTTTAAGTTTTGGAGTGTCAACGCGTGTTGGAAACGAGTTGGGTGCGGGGAATCCTGGGAGGGCGAAAATTGCGGCGATTGTGGGACTCTGTTTCAGTTTCGTGTTGGGTTTCTCTGCTTTGGTGTTCGCGATTTCGGTGAGAAAGGTTTGGGCGACGATGTTCACAGGGGATGGAGAAATCCTTGCTTTGACGTCGATGGTGTTGCCTATCATCGGGCTTTGCGAGCTCGGGAACTGTCCCCAAACAACGGTTTGCGGCGTTTTGAGGGGGACGGCTCGGCCGAAATTGGGGGCGAACATAAACTTGGGTTGCTTCTACCTTGTGGGCATGCCCGTTGCGGTGTGGTTGGGATTCTTTGCTGGGTTTGACTTCAAAGGATTGTGGCTGGGGATGTTGGCGGCGCAAGGGTCTTGTATGATCACAATGATGTTCGTTTTGGCGCGGACCAATTGGGAGGGTCAAGCTTTGAGAGCTAAGGAACTCACTTCTTGTGATTCTAACGAGGAGAAAAAACTAGTGGACGAGGAAGAACAagagaaagaggagaaaggtTTTTTGGGATCATGTGCCACCAAACAACCCTCTGATTTAGCTGTTTGA